A region of Saimiri boliviensis isolate mSaiBol1 chromosome 10, mSaiBol1.pri, whole genome shotgun sequence DNA encodes the following proteins:
- the REPIN1 gene encoding DNA-binding protein REPIN1 isoform X1: MGVGVSLLLQFSLTPGGYRSVGRSRRCSRRSIPRNIPRRSWRKPDPQLCSLQAEEEPMLERRCRGPLAMGLAQPRLLSGPSQESPQTLEKEPRRLRQQGISVAQSGAQAPGRAHRCAHCRRHFPGWVALWLHARRCQARLPLPCPECGRRFRHAPFLALHRQVHAAATPDLGFACHLCGQSFRGWVALVLHLQAHSAAKRPIACPKCERRFWRRKQLRAHLRRCHPPAPEARPFICGNCGRSFAQWDQLVAHKRVHVAEALEEAAAKALGPRPRGRPAVTAPRPGGDAVDRPFQCACCGKRFRHKPNLIAHRRVHTGERPHQCPECGKRFTNKPYLTSHRRIHTGEKPYPCKECGRRFRHKPNLLSHSKIHRRSEGSAQAATGPGSPQRSAGPQECAAEPTPAASLKPAQEAPPAAPGEPAQDRAEAAPSLYSCDDCGRSFRLERFLRAHQRQHTGERPFACAECGKNFGKKTHLVAHSRVHSGERPFACEECGRRFSQGSHLAAHRRDHAPDRPFVCPDCGKAFRHKPYLAAHRRIHTGEKPYVCPDCGKAFSQKSNLVSHRRIHTGERPYACPDCDRSFSQKSNLITHRKSHIRDGAFCCAICGQTFDEEERLLAHQKKHDV, translated from the coding sequence CCGAGGAAGAACCGATGCTGGAACGTCGTTGCAGGGGCCCCCTGGCCATGGGCCTGGCCCAGCCCCGACTCCTTTCTGGGCCCTCCCAGGAGTCACCCCAGACCCTGGAGAAGGAGCCCCGCAGGCTGAGGCAACAAGGCATATCAGTGGCCCAGTCTGGTGCCCAAGCCCCGGGCAGGGCCCATCGCTGTGCCCACTGTCGAAGGCACTTCCCCGGCTGGGTGGCTCTATGGCTTCACGCCCGCCGGTGCCAGGCCCGGCTGCCCTTGCCCTGTCCTGAGTGTGGCCGTCGCTTCCGCCATGCCCCCTTCTTAGCACTGCACCGCCAGGTCCATGCTGCTGCCACCCCAGACCTGGGCTTCGCCTGCCATCTCTGTGGGCAGAGCTTCCGAGGCTGGGTGGCCCTGGTTCTGCATCTGCAGGCCCATTCGGCTGCAAAGCGGCCCATCGCTTGTCCCAAATGTGAGAGACGCTTCTGGCGACGAAAGCAGCTTCGAGCTCATCTGCGGCGGTGCCATCCTCCCGCCCCGGAGGCCCGGCCCTTCATATGTGGCAACTGTGGCCGGAGCTTCGCCCAGTGGGACCAGCTAGTTGCCCACAAGCGGGTGCACGTAGCCGAGGCGCTGGAGGAGGCTGCAGCCAAGGCTCTGGGGCCCCGGCCCAGGGGCCGCCCCGCGGTGACCGCCCCCCGGCCCGGTGGAGATGCGGTCGACCGCCCCTTCCAGTGTGCCTGCTGTGGCAAGCGCTTCCGGCACAAGCCCAACTTGATCGCCCACCGCCGCGTGCACACGGGCGAGCGGCCCCACCAGTGCCCCGAGTGCGGGAAGCGCTTCACCAATAAGCCCTACCTGACTTCGCACCGACGCATCCACACCGGCGAGAAGCCCTACCCGTGCAAGGAGTGCGGCCGCCGCTTCCGGCACAAACCCAACCTGCTGTCTCACAGCAAGATTCACAGGCGATCCGAGGGGTCGGCTCAGGCCGCCACCGGCCCGGGGAGCCCCCAGCGGTCAGCCGGCCCCCAGGAGTGCGCAGCCGAGCCCACCCCGGCGGCATCGCTGAAACCCGCCCAGGAGGCGCCGCCTGCCGCCCCGGGAGAGCCCGCGCAGGACCGGGCCGAGGCGGCCCCGTCCCTCTACAGCTGTGACGACTGCGGCAGGAGCTTCCGGCTGGAGCGCTTCCTGCGGGCCCACCAGCGGCAGCACACGGGGGAGCGGCCCTTCGCCTGCGCCGAGTGCGGGAAGAACTTCGGCAAGAAGACACACCTGGTGGCGCACTCGCGCGTGCACTCGGGCGAGCGGCCCTTCGCCTGCGAGGAGTGCGGCCGCCGCTTCTCCCAGGGCAGCCACCTGGCGGCGCACCGGCGCGACCACGCCCCCGACCGGCCCTTCGTGTGCCCCGACTGCGGCAAGGCCTTCCGCCACAAGCCCTACCTGGCGGCGCACCGGCGCATCCACACCGGCGAGAAGCCTTACGTCTGCCCCGACTGTGGCAAAGCCTTCAGCCAGAAGTCCAACCTGGTGTCGCACCGGCGAATCCACACGGGCGAGCGGCCCTACGCCTGCCCCGACTGCGACCGCAGCTTCAGCCAGAAGTCCAACCTCATCACCCACCGCAAGAGCCACATCCGGGACGGCGCCTTCTGCTGTGCCATCTGTGGCCAGACCTTCGACGAAGAGGAGAGGCTCCTGGCCCACCAGAAGAAGCACGATGTCTGA
- the REPIN1 gene encoding DNA-binding protein REPIN1 isoform X2: MLERRCRGPLAMGLAQPRLLSGPSQESPQTLEKEPRRLRQQGISVAQSGAQAPGRAHRCAHCRRHFPGWVALWLHARRCQARLPLPCPECGRRFRHAPFLALHRQVHAAATPDLGFACHLCGQSFRGWVALVLHLQAHSAAKRPIACPKCERRFWRRKQLRAHLRRCHPPAPEARPFICGNCGRSFAQWDQLVAHKRVHVAEALEEAAAKALGPRPRGRPAVTAPRPGGDAVDRPFQCACCGKRFRHKPNLIAHRRVHTGERPHQCPECGKRFTNKPYLTSHRRIHTGEKPYPCKECGRRFRHKPNLLSHSKIHRRSEGSAQAATGPGSPQRSAGPQECAAEPTPAASLKPAQEAPPAAPGEPAQDRAEAAPSLYSCDDCGRSFRLERFLRAHQRQHTGERPFACAECGKNFGKKTHLVAHSRVHSGERPFACEECGRRFSQGSHLAAHRRDHAPDRPFVCPDCGKAFRHKPYLAAHRRIHTGEKPYVCPDCGKAFSQKSNLVSHRRIHTGERPYACPDCDRSFSQKSNLITHRKSHIRDGAFCCAICGQTFDEEERLLAHQKKHDV, encoded by the coding sequence ATGCTGGAACGTCGTTGCAGGGGCCCCCTGGCCATGGGCCTGGCCCAGCCCCGACTCCTTTCTGGGCCCTCCCAGGAGTCACCCCAGACCCTGGAGAAGGAGCCCCGCAGGCTGAGGCAACAAGGCATATCAGTGGCCCAGTCTGGTGCCCAAGCCCCGGGCAGGGCCCATCGCTGTGCCCACTGTCGAAGGCACTTCCCCGGCTGGGTGGCTCTATGGCTTCACGCCCGCCGGTGCCAGGCCCGGCTGCCCTTGCCCTGTCCTGAGTGTGGCCGTCGCTTCCGCCATGCCCCCTTCTTAGCACTGCACCGCCAGGTCCATGCTGCTGCCACCCCAGACCTGGGCTTCGCCTGCCATCTCTGTGGGCAGAGCTTCCGAGGCTGGGTGGCCCTGGTTCTGCATCTGCAGGCCCATTCGGCTGCAAAGCGGCCCATCGCTTGTCCCAAATGTGAGAGACGCTTCTGGCGACGAAAGCAGCTTCGAGCTCATCTGCGGCGGTGCCATCCTCCCGCCCCGGAGGCCCGGCCCTTCATATGTGGCAACTGTGGCCGGAGCTTCGCCCAGTGGGACCAGCTAGTTGCCCACAAGCGGGTGCACGTAGCCGAGGCGCTGGAGGAGGCTGCAGCCAAGGCTCTGGGGCCCCGGCCCAGGGGCCGCCCCGCGGTGACCGCCCCCCGGCCCGGTGGAGATGCGGTCGACCGCCCCTTCCAGTGTGCCTGCTGTGGCAAGCGCTTCCGGCACAAGCCCAACTTGATCGCCCACCGCCGCGTGCACACGGGCGAGCGGCCCCACCAGTGCCCCGAGTGCGGGAAGCGCTTCACCAATAAGCCCTACCTGACTTCGCACCGACGCATCCACACCGGCGAGAAGCCCTACCCGTGCAAGGAGTGCGGCCGCCGCTTCCGGCACAAACCCAACCTGCTGTCTCACAGCAAGATTCACAGGCGATCCGAGGGGTCGGCTCAGGCCGCCACCGGCCCGGGGAGCCCCCAGCGGTCAGCCGGCCCCCAGGAGTGCGCAGCCGAGCCCACCCCGGCGGCATCGCTGAAACCCGCCCAGGAGGCGCCGCCTGCCGCCCCGGGAGAGCCCGCGCAGGACCGGGCCGAGGCGGCCCCGTCCCTCTACAGCTGTGACGACTGCGGCAGGAGCTTCCGGCTGGAGCGCTTCCTGCGGGCCCACCAGCGGCAGCACACGGGGGAGCGGCCCTTCGCCTGCGCCGAGTGCGGGAAGAACTTCGGCAAGAAGACACACCTGGTGGCGCACTCGCGCGTGCACTCGGGCGAGCGGCCCTTCGCCTGCGAGGAGTGCGGCCGCCGCTTCTCCCAGGGCAGCCACCTGGCGGCGCACCGGCGCGACCACGCCCCCGACCGGCCCTTCGTGTGCCCCGACTGCGGCAAGGCCTTCCGCCACAAGCCCTACCTGGCGGCGCACCGGCGCATCCACACCGGCGAGAAGCCTTACGTCTGCCCCGACTGTGGCAAAGCCTTCAGCCAGAAGTCCAACCTGGTGTCGCACCGGCGAATCCACACGGGCGAGCGGCCCTACGCCTGCCCCGACTGCGACCGCAGCTTCAGCCAGAAGTCCAACCTCATCACCCACCGCAAGAGCCACATCCGGGACGGCGCCTTCTGCTGTGCCATCTGTGGCCAGACCTTCGACGAAGAGGAGAGGCTCCTGGCCCACCAGAAGAAGCACGATGTCTGA